The proteins below come from a single Euleptes europaea isolate rEulEur1 chromosome 5, rEulEur1.hap1, whole genome shotgun sequence genomic window:
- the LOC130478157 gene encoding neuropeptide Y receptor type 4-2-like gives MNRTPAFDTVTLPQSNWSVPDHMVLHCKNTSDITVLLATSYSLETVLGILGNTCLIGIVARQKATATNVLLTNLIVSELAMCIFCLPFTVTTVLLNYWVFGEAMCKVTAFIQCASVTVSVLSLVLIAMERHQLILNPTGWRPGLSEAYQGVAAMWTFASLLSLPFVTNSTLRTGIFKWYSGVVDSYADKSICTCPWSSEKDRLTYTTALLLLQYCAPLAVILACYLRIYLRLRKREGLFEKSKPGCQTVPLKRVNLLLASMVAAFAACWLPLHVFNAIEDWNYKLIPSCLHDVIFSLCHLTGMASVCVNPILYGFLNKNFKKEVKDLIVSCHHRSSEQEYEHLPLPTMQTETSKDSLRLSGQQAPV, from the coding sequence ATGAATAGGACCCCAGCTTTTGACACAGTGACCCTACCCCAAAGCAACTGGAGTGTCCCCGACCACATGGTCCTCCACTGTAAGAACACCTCCGACATTACCGTCCTTCTGGCCACCTCGTATAGCTTGGAGACTGTCTTGGGCATTCTAGGGAACACGTGCTTGATTGGGATTGTGGCCAGGCAGAAAGCCACCGCCACCAACGTCCTGCTCACCAACCTGATCGTGTCTGAGCTGGCCATGTGCATTTTCTGCCTTCCCTTCACCGTCACCACCGTCTTGTTGAACTACTGGGTATTTGGTGAGGCCATGTGTAAGGTCACCGCTTTCATCCAGTGCGCGTCTGTGACGGTCTCCGTCCTATCTCTTGTCCTCATTGCGATGGAGAGGCACCAGCTCATCCTCAACCCCACAGGCTGGAGGCCCGGCCTCTCCGAAGCCTACCAGGGTGTTGCGGCCATGTGGACCTTTGCTTCTCTCTTGTCCCTGCCGTTCGTGACCAACTCCACTTTGAGAACTGGCATCTTCAAGTGGTACTCCGGCGTCGTGGACTCGTACGCGGACAAGTCCATCTGCACCTGCCCCTGGTCTTCCGAGAAGGACAGGCTGACCTACACCACGGCTCTGCTGCTCCTACAGTACTGTGCCCCCCTTGCTGTTATCCTGGCATGCTACCTGCGGATCTACCTCCGCCTCCGGAAGAGGGAGGGCCTGTTCGAGAAGAGCAAACCCGGCTGCCAGACGGTCCCCTTGAAGCGTGTCAACCTCCTGTTGGCCTCCATGGTGGCTGCCTTTGCCGCCTGCTGGCTGCCGTTGCACGTCTTCAACGCCATTGAAGACTGGAACTATAAGCTCATCCCCTCCTGCCTCCACGATGTGATCTTCTCACTCTGCCACCTGACGGGCATGGCCTCGGTCTGTGTGAACCCCATCCTTTACGGGTTCCTGAACAAAAACTTCAAGAAAGAAGTGAAGGACCTCATTGTCAGTTGCCACCACCGTTCTTCAGAGCAAGAATATGAGCATCTACCTCTGCCCACCATGCAGACAGAAACTTCAAAGGATTCCCTGAGGCTAAGCGGTCAGCAGGCACCCGtctag